In a genomic window of Tripterygium wilfordii isolate XIE 37 chromosome 8, ASM1340144v1, whole genome shotgun sequence:
- the LOC120003792 gene encoding S-type anion channel SLAH2-like, which produces MENSEEMPSLIRRLSSNDLAGFDTVKEDSSFHDQNQPPMEAEMSNFINHQRKCSVSISMPSSPIQDHEKSTKRVLFGDGIPVSTAESGVQPKKVKFHSQPMPRGSGGPEPVDIRGFPQHPGIKKFRDKRFDSFKTWSGKLERQISNIRGKPREPEPEPERGNVQKAETESIPVARYFDALQGPELETLRPSEQIVLPEDKTWPFLLRFPISSFGICLGVSSQAIMWKTLATAPSTKFLHISLTVNLVLWCISVALVAIVASIYLVKVILFFEAVRREYYHPIRVNFFFAPWISLLFLAIGVPPSVTQHLPPALWYVLMAPILCLELKIYGQWMSGGQRRLSKVANPSNHLSVVGNFVGALLGASMGLKEGPIFFFAVGLAHYAVLFVTLYQRLPTNATLPKELHPVFFLFVAAPSVASMAWARIQGSFDYGSRIAYFTALFLYFSLAVRVNFFRGFKFSLAWWAYTFPMTGAAIATIRYSSEVDNLVTQVLVVIFAATATLTVTALLISTILHGFVLRDLFPNDIAIAISDRKPKHHSNHRRWFHIRNGSTEETENYLKFADSDCKDIEASPTSNSPGSDSNQLS; this is translated from the exons ATGGAAAACAGTGAAGAAATGCCATCACTCATAAGACGTTTATCATCAAATGATTTGGCTGGATTTGACACAGTCAAGGAGGATAGTAGCTTCCATGATCAGAATCAGCCACCAATG GAAGCTGAAATGAGTAATTTCATCAACCATCAAAGAAAGTGTTCAGTTTCCATTAGCATGCCATCTTCTCCGATTCAAGATCATGAAAAGAGCACAAAAAGAGTTCTTTTTGGCGATGGAATTCCAGTTTCCACTGCAGAATCTGGTGTGCAGCCGAAGAAAGTGAAGTTTCATTCACAGCCAATGCCAAGAGGGTCTGGAGGTCCTGAACCAGTTGATATTCGGGGATTTCCACAGCATCCTGGTATAAAGAAATTTAGAGATAAGAGGTTTGATTCCTTCAAAACATGGTCTGGGAAACTTGAAAGGCAAATATCCAACATTCGTGGAAAGCCTCGCGAGCCTGAACCCGAACCCGAGCGTGGTAATGTGCAGAAGGCTGAGACTGAGTCTATACCGGTCGCTCGatactttgatgcattgcagGGACCTGAATTGGAAACCTTGAGG CCATCAGAGCAAATTGTGTTGCCAGAGGACAAGACATGGCCATTTCTGCTACGATTTCCCATCTCTTCATTTGGTATATGTCTCGGCGTTAGCAGCCAAGCAATCATGTGGAAAACATTGGCAACCGCTCCTTCAACTAAGTTTCTTCACATAAGCTTGACAGTAAATCTAGTCCTATGGTGCATTTCTGTAGCTCTGGTAGCCATTGTTGCTTCAATTTATCTTGTGAAGGTGATTCTCTTCTTCGAAGCAGTTCGACGCGAATACTACCATCCCATCCGCGTCAACTTCTTCTTTGCTCCATGGATATCACTCCTATTTTTAGCCATTGGAGTACCACCTTCAGTCACTCAACATCTGCCTCCGGCACTTTGGTATGTTCTCATGGCACCAATTCTCTGCTTAGAGCTTAAGATTTACGGGCAATGGATGTCCGGAGGGCAACGAAGGCTCTCGAAAGTGGCTAATCCTTCGAACCATTTGTCGGTTGTTGGGAATTTTGTTGGAGCATTGTTGGGTGCGTCGATGGGATTGAAAGAAGGGCCTATATTTTTCTTTGCTGTTGGTTTGGCTCACTATGCAGTTCTGTTTGTCACTCTGTATCAAAGACTTCCAACAAATGCAACTCTTCCTAAAGAGCTTCATCCAGTTTTCTTCCTTTTCGTCGCTGCACCGAGTGTTGCTTCCATGGCATGGGCTAGGATTCAAGGCTCCTTTGATTATGGATCTCGGATTGCCTACTTTACTGcattgtttctttatttttcactG GCAGTACGAGTCAATTTCTTTAGAGGATTCAA GTTTTCATTAGCTTGGTGGGCTTATACATTTCCGATGACCGGAGCAGCCATCGCAACGATCAGATACTCGAGCGAAGTTGACAACCTAGTGACTCAAGTTCTTGTTGTCATATTTGCTGCTACTGCCACACTTACAGTTACAGCCTTGCTTATATCTACAATCCTCCATGGCTTTGTGTTGAGAGATCTTTTCCCTAATGACATTGCCATTGCCATTAGTGATAGAAAGCCAAAGCATCACAGTAACCATAGAAGGTGGTTCCATATTAGAAATGGAAGCACAGAAGAGACTGAAAATTACTTGAAATTTGCAGATTCGGATTGCAAAGACATCGAAGCTTCCCCGACATCGAACTCTCCTGGATCCGACAGTAATCAATTAAGCTAG
- the LOC120003966 gene encoding plastidial pyruvate kinase 2-like isoform X1: MAQVVATRSINGLSTCPNSGSLLERPDKLKPASFASRVLGREEEKTSKRIAYRSTRTTCKRAAEPEVVPVSPEDVFQREEQFKNLLGIEQLSDTSVSVWSKPTVRRKTKIVCTIGPSTNTREMIWKLAEAGMNVARMNMSHGDHASHQKVIDLVKEYNAQSQDNTIAIMLDTKGPEVRSGDLPQPIMLNSGQEFTFTIRRGVGTADCVSVNYDDFVNDVEVGDMLLVDGGMMSFMVKSKTEDSVKCEVVDGGELKSRRHLNVRGKSATLPSITEKDWDDIKFGVDNQVDFYAVSFVKDAQVVHELKNYLRSCGADIHVIVKIESADSIPNLHSIITASDGAMVARGDLGAELPVEEVPLLQEEIIRICRSMGKAVIVATNMLESMIVHPTPTRAEVSDIAIAVREGADAVMLSGETAHGKFPLKAVKVMHTVALRTEATIDGGVMPLNLGQAFKNHMSEMFAYHATTMSNTLGTSIVVFTRTGFMSILLSHYRPSSTIFAFTNEKRIQRRLALYQGVCPIYVQFSDDAEETFQNALGLLQKQGMVKEGEEVALVQSGRQPIWRFQSTHNIQVRKV; the protein is encoded by the exons ATGGCTCAAGTGGTTGCTACTAGATCGATTAATGGCTTGTCGACTTGCCCTAACTCTGGATCATTACTGGAGAGACCGGACAAGTTGAAGCCGGCGAGCTTTGCTTCTAGAGTACTGGGTCGTGAGGAGGAGAAGACGAGCAAGAGAATTGCTTACAGAAGCACCCGAACCACGTGTAAGAGAGCCGCGGAGCCTGAAGTCGTTCCGGTGTCACCTGAGGATGTATTTCAG AGGGAGGAGCAGTTTAAAAATTTACTGGGGATAGAGCAACTAAGTGACACATCAGTAAGTGTGTGGTCCAAACCTACTGTTAGACGTAAGACAAAAATTGTCTGCACAATTGGTCCTTCAACCAACACACGTGAAATGATATGGAAGCTGGCTGAGGCTGGAATGAATGTTGCTCGGATGAATATGTCTCATGGAGACCATGCGTCTCATCAGAAAGTTATTGATCTTGTTAAAGAGTATAATGCACAATCTCAAGACAACACCATTGCGATCATGCTTGACACCAAG GGCCCTGAGGTTAGGAGTGGTGACCTGCCGCAACCAATTATGTTAAATAGTGGACAAGAATTTACTTTCACCATCAGGAGAGGTGTTGGCACAGCTGATTGCGTCAGTGTTAACTATGATGATTTTGTTAATGATGTGGAAGTGGGTGACATGCTGCTTGTAGATG GTGGTATGATGTCTTTCATGGTGAAGTCCAAGACAGAAGATTCAGTGAAATGTGAAGTTGTTGATGGAGGAGAGCTCAAGTCTAGGCGCCACCTTAATGTTCGAGGAAAAAGTGCCACACTTCCTTCTATAACTG AGAAGGACTGGGATGACATTAAATTTGGAGTGGATAATCAAGTTGACTTTTATGCTGTTTCCTTTGTTAAAGACGCACAAGTTGTTCATGAGTTGAAGAATTATCTGCGAA GTTGTGGGGCAGATATCCATGTTATTGTAAAGATCGAAAGTGCAGATTCTATACCAAATTTGCATTCGATCATCACAGCATCCGATGGG GCAATGGTTGCACGAGGGGATCTGGGTGCGGAGCTCCCTGTTGAGGAAGTTCCACTTCTGCAG GAAGAGATAATCAGGATTTGTCGCAGCATGGGGAAAGCTGTCATTGTGGCAACAAATATGCTGGAAAGCATGATTGTTCATCCAACTCCAACCAGAGCAGAGGTATCAGACATTGCAATAGCTGTTAGAGAGGGTGCAGATGCAGTCATGCTTTCTGGAGAAACTGCTCATGGAAA GTTCCCATTGAAAGCAGTGAAAGTTATGCATACGGTCGCATTACGAACAGAAGCAACCATAGATGGTGGTGTAATGCCACTTAATCTTGGTCAAGCTTTCAAG AACCACATGAGCGAGATGTTTGCTTACCATGCAACAACGATGTCCAACACTTTGGGAACATCCATTGTTGTCTTCACCAGAACTGGATTCATGTCCATACTACTGAGCCATTATCGCCCCTCAAGCACAATCTTTGCTTTCACAAATGA GAAGAGGATTCAACGGAGGCTGGCGCTATATCAAGGAGTATGTCCCATATATGTGCAATTTTCTGATGATGCTGAAGAAACCTTTCAAAATGCTTTAGGTTTGCTGCAG AAACAGGGGATGGTGAAGGAAGGAGAGGAGGTGGCCCTTGTTCAGAGTGGCAGACAGCCCATCTGGAGGTTTCAATCCACTCACAATATCCAGGTCAGGAAAGTCTAG
- the LOC120004486 gene encoding acidic endochitinase-like: MAKPSITISILLGLVSILSLFIAPSYGAGIAIYWGQNGGEGTLADTCATGNYEFVNIAFLTTFGNGQTPVLNLAGHCDPGSNGCTGLSDAIRGCQGRGIKVLLSIGGGVGSYSLSSADDAKQVADYLWNNYLGGQSNSRPLGDAVLDGIDFDIESGSGQYWDELARSLKGFNQQLSLAAAPQCPFPDANLDGAIATGLFDYVWVQFYNNPPCMYTDNANNLLNAWNQWTGVQAGQVFLGLPAATEAAPSGGFIPADVVNSQILPQIKTSAKYGGVMIWNKFYDNGYSASIKPNV, encoded by the coding sequence TGGCTAAACCTTCTATCACTATATCTATTCTTCTTGGCTTAGTCTCTATTCTATCTTTGTTCATTGCTCCCTCATATGGTGCTGGAATTGCCATCTATTGGGGTCAAAATGGCGGTGAAGGCACACTGGCTGATACTTGTGCCACAGGAAACTATGAATTTGTCAATATAGCTTTTCTAACCACATTTGGCAATGGCCAAACTCCGGTACTAAACTTGGCAGGTCATTGTGACCCGGGCAGTAATGGTTGCACCGGTTTAAGCGACGCCATACGCGGTTGTCAAGGACGAGGCATCAAAGTACTTCTCTCAATTGGTGGTGGTGTAGGAAGCTACTCTCTATCTTCAGCTGATGATGCAAAACAAGTTGCTGATTATCTCTGGAACAATTACTTAGGTGGCCAATCGAACTCTCGACCTCTTGGTGATGCTGTTCTTGATGGGATTGATTTTGACATCGAGTCCGGTTCAGGCCAGTATTGGGATGAACTAGCTAGATCACTTAAGGGATTTAACCAACAATTGTCCTTAGCAGCAGCTCCACAATGTCCATTCCCAGATGCTAACCTTGACGGTGCAATCGCTACGGGCTTATTTGATTATGTTTGGGTTCAATTCTATAACAATCCTCCATGTATGTACACTGATAATGCTAATAACCTATTGAATGCTTGGAACCAGTGGACTGGTGTTCAAGCTGGTCAAGTGTTCTTGGGGCTGCCGGCAGCTACTGAAGCTGCTCCAAGCGGCGGGTTCATTCCAGCAGACGTGGTTAATTCTCAGATTCTACCACAAATCAAGACTTCGGCCAAGTACGGAGGAGTCATGATTTGGAACAAATTTTATGATAATGGTTATAGTGCATCTATCAAGCCTAATGTCTAG
- the LOC120003968 gene encoding hevamine-A-like has product MTMKLQATSTLFSLLVLALFSSSEAGKIAIYWGQNGNEGVLTHTCITNKYGYVNIAFLNKFGNGQTPGIDLAGHCNPASGGCKAVSIGIKNCQNHGIKVMLSIGGGFGSYSLSSRADAKNVADYLWNNFLGGQSSSRPLGDAVLDGIDFDIELGSNSYYDDLARYLSSYSNRGKKVYLTAAPQCPFPDDRLGNALNTGLFDYVWVQFYNNPPCQYRAGNTNNLINSWKQWTTSIKAGSIFLGLPAAPAAARSGYIPANVLTSQVLPAIKGSAKYGGIMLWSNYYDDKNGYSDSVKASV; this is encoded by the coding sequence ATGACCATGAAACTACAAGCCACTTCTACCTTGTTCTCCCTTCTTGTTCTGGCCCTATTTTCTTCCTCTGAAGCAGGGAAAATTGCCATATATTGGGGCCAGAACGGCAATGAAGGAGTCTTAACCCATACCTGTATCACTAACAAATATGGTTATGTCAACATAGCCTTTCTCAATAAATTTGGCAATGGTCAAACCCCTGGAATCGACCTCGCCGGCCATTGCAACCCTGCATCAGGTGGATGCAAAGCTGTTAGCATCGGCATCAAAAACTGCCAAAATCATGGTATCAAAGTGATGCTATCGATCGGCGGTGGCTTCGGGAGCTATTCTCTATCATCTAGAGCAGATGCTAAAAATGTTGCAGACTATCTATGGAACAATTTCTTGGGTGGTCAGTCATCTTCACGTCCTCTAGGGGATGCTGTGTTGGATGGAATTGATTTCGATATTGAACTTGGTTCGAACAGTTATTACGACGATCTTGCTCGTTATCTGTCATCTTACAGCAACAGAGGAAAGAAAGTTTACCTAACTGCAGCTCCTCAATGTCCATTCCCAGATGATCGTCTTGGGAATGCACTGAATACAGGGCTTTTTGACTATGTTTGGGTTCAGTTCTACAATAATCCTCCTTGCCAGTATCGTGCTGGGAACACTAATAATCTCATAAATTCGTGGAAGCAATGGACTACATCTATAAAGGCAGGGTCCATATTTTTGGGGTTGCCGGCGGCACCCGCGGCTGCCAGGAGTGGATATATTCCGGCGAATGTGCTTACTTCTCAAGTGTTGCCGGCGATAAAGGGTTCAGCCAAGTACGGAGGTATTATGCTGTGGTCAAATTATTATGATGATAAGAATGGATATAGTGACTCCGTTAAGGCAAgtgtataa
- the LOC120003966 gene encoding plastidial pyruvate kinase 2-like isoform X2, with protein MAQVVATRSINGLSTCPNSGSLLERPDKLKPASFASRVLGREEEKTSKRIAYRSTRTTCKRAAEPEVVPVSPEDVFQREEQFKNLLGIEQLSDTSVSVWSKPTVRRKTKIVCTIGPSTNTREMIWKLAEAGMNVARMNMSHGDHASHQKVIDLVKEYNAQSQDNTIAIMLDTKGPEVRSGDLPQPIMLNSGQEFTFTIRRGVGTADCVSVNYDDFVNDVEVGDMLLVDGGMMSFMVKSKTEDSVKCEVVDGGELKSRRHLNVRGKSATLPSITEKDWDDIKFGVDNQVDFYAVSFVKDAQVVHELKNYLRSCGADIHVIVKIESADSIPNLHSIITASDGAMVARGDLGAELPVEEVPLLQEEIIRICRSMGKAVIVATNMLESMIVHPTPTRAEVSDIAIAVREGADAVMLSGETAHGKFPLKAVKVMHTVALRTEATIDGGVMPLNLGQAFKNHMSEMFAYHATTMSNTLGTSIVVFTRTGFMSILLSHYRPSSTIFAFTNEKRIQRRLALYQGVCPIYVQFSDDAEETFQNALGLLQKQGMVKEGEEVALVQSGKQPIWRFQSTHNIQVRKV; from the exons ATGGCTCAAGTGGTTGCTACTAGATCGATTAATGGCTTGTCGACTTGCCCTAACTCTGGATCATTACTGGAGAGACCGGACAAGTTGAAGCCGGCGAGCTTTGCTTCTAGAGTACTGGGTCGTGAGGAGGAGAAGACGAGCAAGAGAATTGCTTACAGAAGCACCCGAACCACGTGTAAGAGAGCCGCGGAGCCTGAAGTCGTTCCGGTGTCACCTGAGGATGTATTTCAG AGGGAGGAGCAGTTTAAAAATTTACTGGGGATAGAGCAACTAAGTGACACATCAGTAAGTGTGTGGTCCAAACCTACTGTTAGACGTAAGACAAAAATTGTCTGCACAATTGGTCCTTCAACCAACACACGTGAAATGATATGGAAGCTGGCTGAGGCTGGAATGAATGTTGCTCGGATGAATATGTCTCATGGAGACCATGCGTCTCATCAGAAAGTTATTGATCTTGTTAAAGAGTATAATGCACAATCTCAAGACAACACCATTGCGATCATGCTTGACACCAAG GGCCCTGAGGTTAGGAGTGGTGACCTGCCGCAACCAATTATGTTAAATAGTGGACAAGAATTTACTTTCACCATCAGGAGAGGTGTTGGCACAGCTGATTGCGTCAGTGTTAACTATGATGATTTTGTTAATGATGTGGAAGTGGGTGACATGCTGCTTGTAGATG GTGGTATGATGTCTTTCATGGTGAAGTCCAAGACAGAAGATTCAGTGAAATGTGAAGTTGTTGATGGAGGAGAGCTCAAGTCTAGGCGCCACCTTAATGTTCGAGGAAAAAGTGCCACACTTCCTTCTATAACTG AGAAGGACTGGGATGACATTAAATTTGGAGTGGATAATCAAGTTGACTTTTATGCTGTTTCCTTTGTTAAAGACGCACAAGTTGTTCATGAGTTGAAGAATTATCTGCGAA GTTGTGGGGCAGATATCCATGTTATTGTAAAGATCGAAAGTGCAGATTCTATACCAAATTTGCATTCGATCATCACAGCATCCGATGGG GCAATGGTTGCACGAGGGGATCTGGGTGCGGAGCTCCCTGTTGAGGAAGTTCCACTTCTGCAG GAAGAGATAATCAGGATTTGTCGCAGCATGGGGAAAGCTGTCATTGTGGCAACAAATATGCTGGAAAGCATGATTGTTCATCCAACTCCAACCAGAGCAGAGGTATCAGACATTGCAATAGCTGTTAGAGAGGGTGCAGATGCAGTCATGCTTTCTGGAGAAACTGCTCATGGAAA GTTCCCATTGAAAGCAGTGAAAGTTATGCATACGGTCGCATTACGAACAGAAGCAACCATAGATGGTGGTGTAATGCCACTTAATCTTGGTCAAGCTTTCAAG AACCACATGAGCGAGATGTTTGCTTACCATGCAACAACGATGTCCAACACTTTGGGAACATCCATTGTTGTCTTCACCAGAACTGGATTCATGTCCATACTACTGAGCCATTATCGCCCCTCAAGCACAATCTTTGCTTTCACAAATGA GAAGAGGATTCAACGGAGGCTGGCGCTATATCAAGGAGTATGTCCCATATATGTGCAATTTTCTGATGATGCTGAAGAAACCTTTCAAAATGCTTTAGGTTTGCTGCAG AAACAGGGGATGGTGAAGGAAGGAGAGGAGGTGGCCCTTGTTCAGAGTGGCAAACAGCCCATCTGGAGGTTTCAATCCACTCATAATATCCAGGTCAGGAAAGTCTAG
- the LOC120003351 gene encoding hevamine-A-like → MAMKLQATSTFFSLLVLALFASSEAGKISIYWGQNGNEGTLTQTCATNKYGYVNIAFLNKFGNGQTPGINLAGHCDPASGGCKAVSTGIKNCQNQGIKVMLSIGGGVGSYSLSSRADAKNVADYLWNNFLGGQSSSRPLGDAVLDGIDFDIELGSNSFYDDLARYLSSYSNRGKKIYLTAAPQCPFPDDLLGNALNTGLFDYVWVQFYNNPPCQYRAGNTNNLINSWKQWTTSIRAGSIFLGLPAAPAAAGSGYIPANVLTSQVLPAIKGSAKYGGIMLWSKYYDDKNGYSDSVKASV, encoded by the coding sequence ATGGCCATGAAACTACAAGCCACTTCTACCTTCTTCTCCCTTCTTGTTCTTGCCCTATTTGCTTCCTCTGAAGCAGGGAAAATTTCCATATATTGGGGCCAGAACGGCAATGAAGGAACCTTAACCCAAACCTGTGCCACTAACAAATATGGTTATGTCAACATAGCCTTTCTCAACAAATTTGGAAATGGTCAAACCCCTGGAATCAACCTCGCCGGCCATTGCGACCCTGCATCAGGTGGATGCAAAGCCGTTAGCACCGGCATCAAAAACTGCCAAAATCAAGGTATCAAAGTGATGCTATCGATCGGCGGTGGCGTTGGGAGCTATTCTCTATCATCTAGAGCAGATGCCAAAAATGTTGCAGACTATCTATGGAACAATTTCTTGGGTGGTCAGTCATCTTCACGTCCTCTAGGGGATGCTGTGTTGGATGGAATTGATTTCGATATTGAACTTGGTTCGAACAGTTTTTACGACGATCTTGCTCGTTATCTGTCATCTTACAGCAACAGAGGAAAGAAAATTTACCTAACTGCAGCTCCTCAATGTCCATTCCCAGATGATCTTCTCGGGAATGCACTGAATACAGGGCTTTTTGACTATGTTTGGGTTCAATTCTATAACAATCCTCCTTGCCAGTATCGTGCTGGGAACACTAATAATCTCATAAATTCATGGAAGCAATGGACTACATCTATAAGGGCAGGGTCCATATTTTTGGGGTTGCCGGCGGCACCGGCGGCGGCCGGGAGTGGATATATTCCGGCGAATGTGCTTACTTCTCAAGTGTTGCCGGCGATAAAGGGTTCAGCCAAGTACGGAGGTATTATGCTGTGGTCAAAGTATTATGATGATAAGAATGGATATAGTGACTCCGTTAAGGCAAgtgtataa